The window TTGGGATTAAACCCTCCAAGGTCTCACTCCTTCAGTTACTCCCAGTTCCTTGTCAGTGGCACAGATTTCTAAAATTTGTTCCCTTGAATGTGTAATTCTGTGTTTTTAAACTGTCCAGCTGTGCCTCTAACTTTCCTTGCCAACACTGCTAACTACTACATCCATCTCCTTCTACATCCCTTCTTATCTCTCTAGCCTTCTCCTGTCCCACTCGCCCTACCTATCTCTGTGACCTTTTCCAGCCCCTTCGCCCTCTCCGTCTCTCTAACGTCCTCAGCCCCATTCACCCTTCCTATCTCTTTGGCCTTTTCCAGCTCCACTCATTCTCCCAATCTCTCTAACCTCCCAGCACCATTCAGCTTACTAATCTATTTAATCTCTGCCAGACCCATTCACTGTCCTCATTTCTGTAAGCTGCCGGACCCATTCGCCTTTCCTATGTCTTCCACCTCCACCTGTCCCACTCGTCCTCCTATCTCTCTAACCTAACCAGCCCTATTCACGGTCTCCATCTCTATAACCTCCCAGCCCCATTCACCCTTCCCATCTCTCTAATCTCCTAAAGTCCCATtcgccctccctgtctctctaaaCACCTCCAGTGCCACTTACTCTCCCTAGCTCTCTAACCTCCCAGCCCCATTCAGCTTCCTGATTTCTTGAAGCTCCGCCAGCTccattcacactctccatctctttcgcCTCCTccagccctccctatctctctaacttAGAGCTGACACACGTCTCCTGTtatactgtgaatgaatgaagaaaacaatcTCTGTAACCTGTTCCAGCATGCAAAGGCCTCGCTATCTCTGTACTGTTTCTCGCCCCACAATCTCATTACTGTAACTTCCGGAGCCCATAAAACCTTGAATTTCCTCCAGATTTCATTCCTTCTTTTCTCTGTAACATCATCCATCAGTTACACTACTCCCAAATTTGGCATcacctccttccccatcccatcCTTCTCTCAGTAAACTCCTTCAGCATCTACTCCATCTCTCCTGCAGCCACTTCAGCTCTCCCTATTTCTATGATTTTCTCCAGCACCTACGCTACTCTCCATCCCTGTAGCCTCCCACAGCTCTGAtaacctctctatctctgtcaccttctccagcacctacaccctTCCATATACTTGCAATTTGCTCATGCATGTACATGCATCTCTTATCCTTGTAACCTCCTCTGTCCCCCGAAAACTTCCTCATGTTGAGTGGCATGGTAGATcattggttagcattgctgcctcacagtgcccaggACCTAggctcaattctagcctcaggagaatgtctgtgtggaatttgtacattatccctgtgtttgtgtgggtttctgctgggcgctctggttttctcccacagtccaaagatttgcatgtTAGGTTGACTGGCTATGGgaattgcagggatggggtaggggaggtgTGTCGACGTGGACTTACCAGGCCACTGTAGGGATACTGTACTGTTATCTGTTGTATGTGAACAGCAGAAGACCTATAAATCCCTCAGTCCCATTTCAGAGACAAAGGAGGAAACCGTTCAGTACCTCGAGCCTGATTTGGTGGAACAATAGAGACGCTTCAGCCCATTGAACATTTACACAGGAGCAGTTAGATCCCTTTAGACCTCAAATGTCTTCCACAGCAACAGGAGGAGGATATTCAGATTTTGAGCCTCTGACTTAGTTTCAGGTGCTAGTGTCTGTGACCCTGGGAACATGAAGAGGGCATTCAATCAATCAAGTTTGTAAAACAGGAAAATAATGAGGCCGTTTGGCCAGACAAGCCTCTTACACAGCAAGCAGAGTAGAACTTTTAACCTTTCGTGTCTGTTACACAGGATTGGAAATTAATCCAGAGGCTACAGAAAGGGAGGAGCTAAGAATATTCATCTTCATTAGGGAATGAAATTCAATAAGAAACTACTGAGATTGAAGACAATTTTTAGAATCTATGTCTAAGCAATTTAAAATAAGGACATTTGAAAATCAAACTGCAATCCATCAGCGTCAGCAAgggcttttgttttgaaatatgaATTATCTTTGAGTAATTTTCTCGAGCTCTTTCAACATGTGACCAGCAAGCTGGATCGCAGGAATTGTGTGGGTATATGCAAGATAAGATCAACTGGTGCAGgtgtaatttattagcttggatagaggattggctaaccagcAAAATGCAGAGACATGTGTCAAAAAAGTTGCACATGCATttattttcagatgacactaaaatagctaggaaagtaagttgtgaggaaGAAATAAGAAAATTACAAATGGATATGGGTAGCTTAGGTTAAGGGGATAACATTTTCCAGATAAAATTTAAGGTAGATAGGTATGAGCTTATCCATTTTCGTCAGAGGAGTAGAAAGGGAACATATTGTATGGAAGAACTTCAGAGTGCTTTTGTGCAGAGGATCTGAATGCCCTCCTCCATGATTTGTAGAAAGCTAGCATGAAAATACAGCAGGAAATAagcaaggcaaatggaattcccAAATTTATTCCAAAAGGAAAATAGCGTAAGAGTAGGGAAGTGGCTGCATTCATGCAAGACATTACTGAGACTGCAACAGGAGCAATATGAACAGCTTTGGCAATGAGAGATGTAGTAACATTGCaatcagttcagaagaggttcaccagttGATTTTTGAGATAAGTGGTTTATTTACGAAGAGAGATGGAGCATTTTAGTCttatactctttggaatttagaagaatgagagaagacctTATTGAAGAATGTAAGATGTAAAAGGGGACTGATAATGTAGACGTAGAGAGTATATTTCTTCATGTGAAACTATCCAGAAAAACAAGTCATCTGTAGCAGAGTTAATATGGAATGAGTACAAATTGACTCTGTCAAAttgttatgaatctttggaattcactccccGATGGTTCGGGGATGCTGGGACAGTAAGTAAATGAAGGTTCTGGAGAAGTAGCAGGAATGTGGAGACAAGATGAGAGCAGATTCGAGCTGCTGAATTACTTCTTGTTGTtatgtgtttgtttatttttttctgcagCATTCAGCAAATCAAATGTGCTACACAggtataacaaggtgttgagctgggtgaacacagcaggccaagcattatcagaggagcaggaaggctgatgtttcaggcctcgacccttcttcagaaaaaaggttctttctgaagaagggccttggcctgaaacatcagcctacctgctgctctgatgctgtttggcctgctgtgttcatccagctctacacattgttatcccagattctccagcattggcagttcctacaatctctttgCTGCGCTGGAACTGGGGAAGGATTGGTTATTAACCAGGAAACAGACAGTCTTTATCAATGTGACCAAACATAAACCTGTGCAGTCACACAGTAATCATTGCTGGTCCCCAGCGCTTGTAATGTTTACCAGTAATTTggatgagtgaaaaaaaatgcacTCCAACTAAAATTTgtgatgacactaagataggcAGGAAATTAAATTATGGAGGGGAGCTGGAAATTCTGTAATTGGACAAAGACAGGTTCAGTCAGTCGTCAACAAATTGGTGGATGGAATAcaacgtggataaatgtgaacCTGTCAAATTTTaatgaagaagaaaggcaggataTGACATAAGATGAGGCTGATTACAGGATTGAGTGATACCGCAAGTACTGGAGCATATTGACCCTTTCAGACATTAGGAATGTTGCTCCATCTCCTTGATGCTCTGCTCCCTGTTGTTGCCAGTGGCCCCATTGCTCTCAGTAAATACTTGATAATTTAATGTGGTTGGTTTGTAATGATGTTTGGTGATGTGGAGTGTAGTTTGAAACTTCAGCGATTGGTCTTTATTTGAAatgccattctttctttctatgtgGAGACATGAAGAAAATAGGGATGGCTAACTACTTCTGTATGCAGAAACTGTGGCTGCTGCCAGGACGGGGGGCATTCACCACCATGATGTACTGTGCATGGTCACACTGCTACATTTAATTGAATGAGAGGTCCTccagttcctctgcctctgcGCATTGACAGGGGGACATTGCAGAGCCACGTAGATgagaaaaaagaaaaggaaaagaaacagtttgaattccaattaaaagcagaggaaataAAAGGTGAGAGGGTTTATTTTCAGAattaagagagaaagagaagaaatggagaaagagcgaaacacaaaacagaaagagggacagtttgaacttcagaagttggcatTAGAGATGAAAGTCAACTTAAAACGACGGAGGTGAAAGGTAAAGGTCGGCTTCGTAAGCAAGATAGTGATGACAAACAAAACCATCATAACCAAAGGCCTGATGGGAATTTGTTTAAATAAGTTCAAGTGTTGCCTTAACTTTGAAGAGAAAGATGCAAAAGTATTTTTCACTTCATTTCAGAAAGTGGCTAAATACATGGAAAAGCCAGTGACtatgtgggtattgttgatccaaacaaagttggcAGGTAGAACtggtgaggtatttgcatcactatgggtgtgaggggggctcctggtttgtgaatttttggtagtccgtagaagcgtggtgtgttggatccatctggtttcattttttggaagtctctcttgtttaattatCCAgacttttgaagttttttgagtaaggctgtgattcggttctctagttatggcgtcgggtctatcgccacctgttggcaagtgtcggtatctgcaagcagtgcgttcgctttctcaagccctcagacccatagtgtcgctacctggaacaccaacctacagattagccaaggaactacaccaaagactaaaacacctagtagaagactcccaccactccattcgctccacccaagaattcccgAACACCATCAATAACACAAAGATAgtagaggatgaaataatggtctcctttgacgtaacagccctgttcacatccatcaacatcaacctggctaaagaaacactgacgacactattagaagaaccgaagacacatacaccagacaccaccagcctcatcagcaaggacaacatcatcaagctagtggacctatgcctcaccacccacttcactttcactaataaaacctacagacaaaccaacggtacacccacgggatctccgatatcagggttcttagcagaggcagtaatgcagagactcgaacaaacagctctgccaaccatccaacccaaactttgggtccgctatgttgatgacacctttgtcatcaataaacaaaacaaattagaggaaaccttcaagaccatcaataataccctttactggcataacattcacaaaagaggaggaaaacaacaacaatctgccattcctagatgtcacagtagagcgaacagtcaatggggaacttcaaaccagcgtctacaggaaaacaacacatacggaccaaatactgaactacaggagcaaccatcccaacacccacaaacgaagctgcattagaacattattccaacgagccaccacacactgcagcacagaggaactacgaagagcagaagaaaatacagcgtattcaaaaagaatgtgtactcagcaacaaacccaaacaaacagacaaaacgggcccagaaaccataaccacgctcccctacatcaaaaacatttccgaaatgactgccagactactcggacctcttggcatcagctTCCATCGTGAATATGAATCTGACCAATCCTAGTTTCATTTGTGATGTGTCCTAGCTGGCAACTAGGCAACATCAAAAATGTGATGTCGTCTCTTCTCTGTGTTTGTAGTTCCTCAGGCCTCTGATTGTTTCGGTGATGAAAACAGTAAAATGGGCAACAAGTCCCGAGAATAGTGTAGACCTCCAATTGTACAGTACCTCCTCAGATCTTTGCTTGGGGACTTTGCACATCACGTTGGTGCCAGTTTCTGCTTCTCAACTGGTCAGTCACTGAAACGGCTGGAGCTCGAGATCACCCACATACACTGTATCTGCAGGTTCAGCTCAAACAATTATAGCAACGACGTATCTACCTCTCACCCACCAGACCTTTATTATGAGAttgcatttacacagcaccaTCAATGCTTCACCTCGGTTCCACTCGGCTGTGATACCGTACTGTCCAATCAGAGTGGTGTGTCCCTTTTGATCTTTTGATTTTACATTTTGTATCTGACACCTATCTCACTACCCCGGATGAAGGAGtgatgctctgaaagcttgtggtttcaaataaacctgttggactataacctggtgtcacgtaatttctgaccttgcctGCACCAGTCCAACCCCGTCCCCAGCGGGTGATTTTGCACAGTTTGCTGACGTCTGTTTCCCTGAATCAACGGATCAACATCAGAATGTACATTGAAAAGATACTAGCTCGGGGCCATGCGGATGCATTGCTTTGGGTCAAGTTCTCCAATTTAACCCACGCAAAATTCATGACAAGATTGAATTCAACATACACCCATCAGGACCCTCTCTTCCCCTGCtccacacagagtgagacagagacaagcaGCGGGATTTGACCCCTCTTCGTAATTCCCCGCTGCCTGTAGAAAGCGGCCACTGCAGCTTCGATCAGCGGCTTCCTGCTCGTCCTGGGACACAATTTACAGAAACTCATTTCTAGTGAACGGTTTTTCTCCTGTGAAAGAGTTGAAAAAGCTTTTGTTAAATTTGACAATGGCTGCAGCAGATTTTCCCTGTCTTTGGAACCTTTCTGCCCAAATGCCTATCTCCAAATTAGAAGCAACAAGATTTTTTGATGAGAACAACAATATATAAAAAAACTCTGCTCACATTTAATGAAAGGGAGGGAAAAACACAACTTGTTCGGATAATGAGGGAGCAGCACTGTAAGGCGAATGTAATAACTGCCACACCGCAGAAAAACAGTGGGCCACTGACCCTACTTTTTACACTGCCTTGGTCTATTATGCACAGACTATCCAttcatctattacattgcagtacCTCATGCATGAGACCCTCTTTCAGATGACACCTGTGCTTGCAGTGTTGAGTCTGTATTTTGTTGATTCAACGAGAGGCTGTaagttcatttctttctgggACCTGTGAgaattttcaccatctgctgcatccaacatccaaaggagctctttaaactttgtttaaaattatttctgaTGCAACAGTATTAACTCCACCAGCCAGAAATGCGTTTGAAATACTGTATTcttgtttgtccttccaggtgttTGAGAAAGGTATTTCGGATGCAGTTGATGTGAGGAATGTTCCAGTTAAGCAGGAAGAATGAGATGGAGCAGTATAAATTGCAGCGTAATGAGGAAACAATGGGGCAGTAATATGGACAGGGAGGTGACCGAATAATTTTCTTCTTTGGTGTAAACAGAGTCTGATTTTAAATCTGAATTTGAACAATATAAGTCAGATGAGTGAAATCCTTGCTTTCTGGTGGTTGGTCTCTCCTGAGGTGTCACTTTCGGGGGAACGTATCTGATTGCTCCCatttgtgggtgaaaatgaggttcagttCCCCGAGGGGGACAAGAACACAGTTTTaccatctcaaacttcagtcccatttatTGAGACTTTTGAgattgaaatgtcacagggaaagTATTAttgagatgaacacttgaaacgccacagcatacaaggctacagaccaagtgctggaaactgggattgaGGGGCTGTGATTCAAACATTTTGGAAGAGAAAAGAAGTAAAAACTGCATCATTAAGAAACAATGCACATACTTCTGAAGTCATTCCTGTGGCCTAGTGGTTTGGATTTGACACTTTCACCACCGCAGGCCGGGTGTGATACCCAGTTAGGGAATCAGGATTGTTGTTCCTGACATGGAAAATAGCAGAGGTAAAACAGCGCTGACGGGAATCCTTTCAATAGTTTGAATCATTTACCGTCCCTGAGAACATGAAAGTCAATGTCGCAGACTCTTAAGGATGGGAACGGTGCCTGACCTCTCTCTGTTCTGTCAGAcaggtcacccttcattctcctctgattccacttcccaaagagattctaaagaTTCTTGAAGCTGAGACTGGGCAAGTTATTTAGTTTCCTTGTCATTCCCAATAGCTGCAATGATTGGGTCAGTGGATTTGGGAAAATAAAAGTTGCTCATGGGCAGCTTGTGGGACAATTTCAGGTGCCCTTTACTCCCACGAGGCTGGGACATTGATGACAATCACTGATTGGAGTCAGAAAGGATTCGCATTTGTGCAGAAATTCAAAAGTCAAACGCCCAAAACAGCGGTCAGGAGGTGTAATGAGCTTTTACATTGAGACTGAGCTCGGTAGGAGTCAAACCTACAATCTCCTGGTCCGTAATCACGTGCATAATCCATTGTGCCACTGACCCACTGCATGCATGCCCCTTACACACTGCTGTTATGGTGTTAACATGGATACGAGTAGCAGCAGTAACATTCATCACGTGAACAGCCAGTAAAGATAATCACCGTGACAGCTTCAGTTCCACGGCCCCCAACTTTGTGATGCGACGCGTTTCACGGGCAAAGAAAACACCTTTGCCCTCAGGGAGTTGCTCTTTACCCTATCCAGTCCGCTGGcccattcaatgaaatcagtAATGTTCTATTAaatgtcaactccactttcctgcttttcctccacaaCATGAGgaaaactcaagcttaattgcaACATCGTATATTCCCGTTATCTTTTGGGAGGTTACTTTACTTAAATGACCTGTATGTGTTTACAGGAAATTGAATAATATTAAACGAGCGAAAAAGCCCTTCCTGCAATTTAACCCAGTGTGGAGTCAACCATATGAGAAAGTTCAGAGCGAGAACATTACCCCCATTTCTTCGTGCGCAGATATTTCTCTTTGTGAGTTGAATATTTACGGcatttttcttcagaattgagATATTTTCATGGACAGA is drawn from Stegostoma tigrinum isolate sSteTig4 unplaced genomic scaffold, sSteTig4.hap1 scaffold_86, whole genome shotgun sequence and contains these coding sequences:
- the LOC132209322 gene encoding uncharacterized protein LOC132209322 — protein: MASGLSPPVGKCRYLQAVRSLSQALRPIVSLPGTPTYRLAKELHQRLKHLVEDSHHSIRSTQEFPNTINNTKIVEDEIMVSFDVTALFTSININLAKETLTTLLEEPKTHTPDTTSLISKDNIIKLVDLCLTTHFTFTNKTYRQTNGTPTGSPISGFLAEAVMQRLEQTALPTIQPKLWVRYVDDTFVINKQNKLEETFKTINNTLYWHNIHKRGGKQQQSAIPRCHSRANSQWGTSNQRLQENNTYGPNTELQEQPSQHPQTKLH